Proteins found in one Desulfopila inferna genomic segment:
- a CDS encoding tetratricopeptide repeat protein, whose product MNQDKNIDRISARPTPSSAVGIRIIATILLLLVHGCGLQNRAPFPGSKYPQDPAPGEQVLIEPPGEGPGHTLYTEAQQLLAQGNNHQAELALERALRIEPGNPAYWYAMGKTKYRQNQYAQAIQFCLKSKSLAGNNARLIRMNDQLILEARRAGGV is encoded by the coding sequence ATGAATCAGGATAAAAACATAGATCGAATATCAGCCCGGCCGACCCCATCCTCTGCCGTCGGCATCAGGATTATTGCCACTATACTGCTGCTGCTTGTGCATGGCTGCGGCTTACAAAACCGTGCGCCTTTTCCCGGTTCGAAATATCCACAGGACCCTGCTCCCGGGGAGCAGGTGCTTATCGAGCCCCCTGGCGAAGGACCTGGTCATACTTTGTATACCGAGGCACAGCAGCTACTGGCGCAGGGTAATAACCATCAGGCTGAACTGGCTCTTGAGCGGGCTCTGCGCATCGAACCAGGAAATCCGGCGTACTGGTATGCCATGGGAAAGACCAAATACAGGCAGAATCAATATGCCCAGGCTATACAGTTTTGTTTGAAGTCAAAAAGTCTGGCGGGGAATAATGCCCGGCTTATCAGGATGAATGATCAGCTGATTCTGGAGGCCAGGCGCGCCGGTGGAGTGTAA
- the mrcB gene encoding penicillin-binding protein 1B, translating to MRAIFSSRRLVAVCIVVLLAASVGALWWLRQLNLEISEKFDGKRWSLPAVVYARPLELYAGLPLTPEMFEKELELSGYRQEEDVQSSGGYNRKGNEFELVTRDFTFPSGLEKSKSLTVSFRNDQVVRISDFRTQEEVSFVRLDPAKIGSFHPLIHEDRIIIEEEHIPALLKETLMAVEDKNFLSHHGISITGIARAVLANFKAGRAVQGGSTLTQQLVKNFFLTSERTFSRKFQEAVISFLLESRYSKDEILTAYVNEVFLGQDGSRAIHGFGLASRFYFRRNLSDLTVAQTATLVGMVKGPSLYDPRRNPEKSLARRNSVLQSMLQENIIDTSLYKQAMEQPLSNVMVQKSGLNRFPAFLELVRRQLVEEYREEDLRGSGVQILTTLDPAVQMTAEEELQKTLTDLEGKAGGDTIEAAVVITARETGEVHAVIGAKTPQLPGFNRALDVRRAIGSLVKPAVYLAALTEGYSLASPINDLAVTLENKGNRWRPRNYDYLEHGRVALYQALAQSYNLATVHLGMEVGIPRILAILNQLGYPDVLEPYPSILLGSVSMSPLQVTQIYQTIASGGFYLPLRSIQAVIADDGQLLKRYGLEVEQRFDPETMFVLGHALQRVMSEGTGKKLHTAEGRSFAGKTGTTDDLRDSWFAGYTAERLAVVWLGNDDNRTISLSGSSGALPVWGRIMKAIHASSLELPEPPGITWRRIDKKTLRPASIFNRNSTVLPFTEKSFGKRSLISPEVTETEGKR from the coding sequence ATGAGAGCTATTTTTTCCTCAAGAAGGCTGGTTGCCGTTTGTATTGTCGTGCTGTTGGCTGCCTCTGTTGGCGCACTCTGGTGGTTGAGGCAGCTCAACCTGGAGATCAGTGAGAAGTTTGATGGTAAACGGTGGTCTCTTCCGGCCGTGGTTTATGCCAGACCATTGGAACTTTATGCCGGACTACCACTTACTCCGGAAATGTTTGAAAAAGAGCTTGAGCTCTCGGGATATCGACAGGAAGAGGATGTTCAGTCATCCGGTGGTTATAATCGCAAGGGAAATGAGTTTGAGCTGGTTACCAGAGACTTTACCTTTCCCTCCGGCCTGGAAAAATCAAAATCGCTGACGGTTTCTTTCCGGAACGATCAAGTCGTGCGGATCAGCGACTTCCGCACCCAGGAGGAGGTAAGTTTCGTCAGGTTGGATCCGGCTAAAATAGGCAGCTTTCATCCGCTGATCCATGAGGATCGGATCATCATCGAGGAAGAACATATCCCCGCTCTTCTCAAGGAAACCTTGATGGCGGTGGAAGATAAAAACTTTCTCAGTCACCATGGTATCTCCATCACCGGGATCGCCCGGGCTGTTCTGGCAAATTTCAAAGCGGGCCGCGCCGTTCAGGGGGGCAGCACCCTGACCCAGCAGCTGGTCAAGAATTTTTTCCTTACCAGCGAACGGACATTCTCCCGTAAATTCCAGGAGGCCGTCATATCCTTTCTTCTGGAATCTCGCTACAGCAAGGATGAGATTTTAACAGCATATGTCAATGAAGTTTTTCTGGGGCAGGATGGCAGCCGGGCCATTCACGGGTTCGGGCTGGCAAGCCGGTTCTACTTCAGACGGAACCTGTCCGATTTGACGGTTGCACAGACAGCGACACTTGTCGGCATGGTCAAAGGTCCTTCGCTCTATGATCCCCGTCGTAATCCGGAGAAGAGTCTTGCCCGCAGGAACAGCGTTCTGCAGAGTATGTTGCAGGAAAATATCATCGATACCTCCCTCTACAAACAGGCCATGGAGCAGCCACTCAGTAATGTGATGGTACAAAAAAGCGGTCTTAATCGATTTCCCGCCTTTCTTGAGCTGGTGCGGCGCCAGCTGGTTGAGGAGTACAGGGAGGAAGACCTGAGAGGCAGCGGTGTACAAATTCTGACAACATTGGATCCTGCGGTACAGATGACGGCGGAAGAGGAGTTGCAGAAAACTCTGACCGATCTCGAGGGCAAGGCAGGAGGGGACACCATTGAGGCTGCGGTGGTGATAACGGCAAGAGAGACCGGCGAGGTTCATGCTGTCATCGGCGCTAAAACCCCACAGCTTCCAGGTTTCAATCGTGCTCTGGATGTGCGCAGGGCAATCGGTTCTCTGGTCAAGCCGGCAGTCTATCTCGCAGCCTTGACAGAGGGCTACAGCCTTGCTTCTCCCATCAATGATCTTGCCGTTACCCTGGAAAATAAGGGAAATAGATGGAGACCACGAAATTACGACTATCTCGAACATGGGCGGGTAGCCCTTTATCAGGCTCTCGCCCAGTCATACAACCTGGCCACGGTTCACCTGGGAATGGAAGTGGGAATACCGCGTATACTAGCGATTCTTAACCAACTGGGATATCCCGATGTGCTGGAACCATATCCCTCGATTCTGCTGGGATCAGTCTCCATGTCGCCATTGCAGGTAACTCAAATCTACCAGACCATCGCCTCAGGTGGCTTTTATCTGCCGTTGCGCTCCATCCAGGCCGTCATAGCCGACGACGGACAACTACTGAAACGATATGGTCTTGAAGTGGAACAGCGTTTTGACCCGGAAACCATGTTTGTCCTCGGCCATGCCCTGCAGAGGGTTATGTCGGAAGGGACTGGAAAAAAACTGCACACTGCCGAAGGTCGGTCATTTGCCGGAAAAACCGGAACCACCGACGACCTGCGCGACAGCTGGTTTGCCGGCTATACCGCAGAGCGGCTGGCGGTTGTCTGGCTGGGGAACGACGATAATCGAACTATATCGCTCTCCGGCTCGAGCGGGGCATTGCCGGTCTGGGGCAGAATAATGAAGGCTATTCATGCCTCCAGCCTGGAACTTCCCGAGCCGCCCGGAATCACCTGGCGCAGAATTGACAAAAAGACACTGCGGCCGGCAAGCATATTCAACCGCAACAGCACGGTTCTTCCCTTTACCGAAAAATCATTCGGTAAACGGAGTTTAATTTCCCCGGAAGTCACAGAAACAGAAGGTAAAAGATGA
- a CDS encoding DUF4412 domain-containing protein, with product MRDWHFFKGCLVLVFISLLSPSLLYGGWILKDGEGTTTFISKGKIKHTEGDETDSYLVIDYNVDRINLVDGSQQIYATGTLAEYCGYMRKITEAFSQMEGAFGDSEENAAEMVEVVAAGQENIAGLKAEKYQVIVDGELYEEVWLTMNSGLMSELGNSASHQQFMECLDAGGDPVESSKAYRELSLKGWELRSISYDFGEKEYNSDTVSIAEENIDDSEFAPPAGFKKLELEEMFMAGTE from the coding sequence ATGCGGGATTGGCATTTTTTTAAAGGGTGTTTGGTTCTTGTATTCATATCTCTTCTCTCACCTTCTCTGCTGTACGGCGGCTGGATTCTAAAAGACGGAGAGGGAACAACGACATTTATTTCCAAAGGTAAAATTAAACACACTGAGGGAGATGAAACGGATTCTTATCTGGTGATAGATTATAATGTCGATCGGATAAACCTGGTTGACGGTTCGCAGCAGATTTATGCCACCGGCACCTTGGCAGAGTATTGCGGATATATGCGGAAAATTACCGAGGCATTCAGCCAGATGGAAGGTGCGTTTGGCGATTCCGAAGAAAACGCAGCCGAGATGGTGGAAGTAGTTGCTGCGGGACAGGAAAACATTGCGGGACTGAAGGCTGAAAAATACCAGGTGATCGTCGATGGTGAGCTCTATGAGGAGGTCTGGCTGACCATGAATTCCGGTTTAATGAGTGAACTGGGAAATTCCGCCAGCCATCAACAATTCATGGAATGCCTCGATGCCGGCGGAGATCCGGTGGAAAGTTCCAAAGCCTACCGGGAACTGTCCCTGAAAGGATGGGAACTGCGCAGTATATCCTATGATTTCGGTGAAAAAGAATACAACAGCGATACCGTGTCCATAGCGGAAGAAAATATTGATGACTCGGAGTTTGCCCCGCCTGCCGGCTTTAAAAAGCTGGAGCTTGAAGAGATGTTTATGGCGGGTACGGAGTAA
- a CDS encoding DUF421 domain-containing protein, with the protein MNNLFFNDWESLIRVFIQTILAYLCMIVLLRITGKRTLAKMNAFDFVITIALGSTLATMALNKNVAVTEGALAIFLLIGMQYLITWLSVRKRVVKNLVTSQPRMLLYRGEILDHSMRKERVTREELNLAARSSGAATLREIDIIILETTGKITVIPRFQSTDKDTLEDVNKPED; encoded by the coding sequence ATGAACAATCTCTTTTTCAACGACTGGGAAAGTTTAATCAGAGTCTTTATCCAGACAATTCTGGCCTACCTGTGCATGATTGTCTTGCTGCGTATCACCGGCAAAAGGACTCTTGCAAAAATGAATGCCTTTGATTTTGTCATCACCATTGCCCTGGGGTCAACCCTGGCCACCATGGCGCTCAACAAAAACGTGGCAGTTACCGAGGGGGCCCTGGCTATTTTTCTCCTCATCGGCATGCAGTACCTGATAACCTGGCTTTCGGTACGAAAAAGAGTAGTTAAAAACCTGGTTACCAGCCAACCCAGAATGCTGCTTTACCGGGGAGAGATACTTGATCATTCTATGAGAAAGGAAAGGGTCACCCGGGAAGAGCTCAATCTGGCGGCGCGGAGCAGCGGCGCAGCCACTTTGCGGGAAATCGATATTATTATTTTAGAGACAACAGGCAAAATTACAGTAATCCCCCGGTTTCAATCTACGGATAAAGATACCTTGGAAGATGTAAACAAACCTGAGGATTAA
- a CDS encoding NAD(P)/FAD-dependent oxidoreductase translates to MLKDGQKGVILQRDKETYAIAPHIPCGIVTPEMLELFAEVARKYDAAALKITSAARIAIVGIKEEDVDNIWKDLNTTPGHAVGLCVRSVKVCPGITFCRLAKQDSIEMGMKIDSKYHGMPMPSKMKMAVSGCKIQCGENCIKDLSLYGTAGGWTVLVGGMGGIKPRLAEVLAEDVTTEQAEEIIEKTIDYYKKNSKRARLGFMLDEIGIQTLRDAVTGE, encoded by the coding sequence ATGCTGAAAGATGGACAAAAAGGAGTGATCCTCCAAAGAGACAAAGAAACCTATGCAATCGCTCCACATATACCCTGCGGGATTGTAACCCCGGAGATGCTCGAGCTATTCGCAGAGGTCGCCAGGAAATATGATGCGGCTGCTCTGAAAATCACCAGCGCGGCCCGCATAGCCATCGTCGGGATTAAAGAGGAAGATGTCGATAATATCTGGAAAGATTTGAATACCACACCGGGACATGCGGTCGGCCTCTGCGTCCGCAGTGTCAAAGTGTGTCCGGGAATAACGTTTTGTCGCCTGGCCAAACAGGACAGCATCGAGATGGGTATGAAGATCGACAGTAAATATCATGGCATGCCCATGCCCAGTAAAATGAAAATGGCTGTCAGCGGCTGCAAAATACAATGCGGTGAAAACTGCATTAAAGATTTATCCCTGTACGGAACCGCTGGGGGATGGACTGTTCTGGTGGGTGGTATGGGTGGCATTAAACCCCGGCTTGCTGAAGTTCTTGCTGAAGATGTCACAACGGAGCAGGCGGAAGAGATCATCGAGAAAACTATCGATTATTACAAGAAAAATTCCAAACGCGCCCGTCTCGGCTTCATGCTGGACGAGATTGGCATCCAGACCTTGAGAGACGCGGTTACAGGAGAATAG
- a CDS encoding SH3 domain-containing protein: MKLLVKITLVFIIFLFAAVNSGAAGRYYGHGYTSYGPRHNYYNYRSHYSGSDQFWIYLGAGLLSGVLVSTIVNAGPRQRTVIYEEPWQTVIYEPRRRAVVYRTPPRTIVRIPHPQVTTIVPQENYRRQELILSRVETTPQLLNIRATPDLDADITGQLQQGTIVEVIGAAPDWLYIKTDSDHYGWVMLQYTRPAGGPVG; this comes from the coding sequence ATGAAACTACTGGTAAAAATTACCCTTGTTTTTATCATATTTCTCTTTGCGGCAGTGAACAGTGGTGCCGCGGGCCGATATTACGGTCACGGCTATACATCTTACGGCCCTCGTCATAATTATTATAATTACCGCAGTCACTACTCCGGCTCCGACCAATTCTGGATTTACCTGGGGGCGGGGTTGCTTTCAGGAGTCCTGGTCAGCACTATCGTTAATGCCGGTCCCCGGCAGAGAACTGTTATTTATGAAGAGCCATGGCAAACCGTCATCTACGAGCCGCGCCGGAGAGCCGTGGTTTACCGGACACCACCACGAACAATCGTCCGAATTCCCCATCCGCAGGTAACCACCATTGTTCCGCAGGAGAATTACCGGCGGCAGGAGCTGATCCTCAGCCGAGTGGAAACGACCCCTCAGCTCCTTAATATCCGTGCCACGCCCGATCTTGATGCCGATATTACCGGGCAGCTTCAGCAGGGAACTATTGTGGAAGTAATAGGTGCCGCTCCCGACTGGCTTTATATCAAAACCGACTCCGACCATTACGGCTGGGTCATGCTGCAGTATACCCGGCCTGCCGGCGGACCGGTAGGCTAA
- a CDS encoding acyl-CoA dehydrogenase family protein, translated as MTLPTRANPYTFDEFLLKQNEFDYYADDPFLQQIVHHFAGDSRDAVDKAARKLSIRASFRWRDFADSAARLENRPYLLNYDAHNHRIDRVVRPMETTLMEKEIFSEGLFSGKMNPWESLMKMFLIYQNGEACIACPLVCTEGLVALLEGFGESPETQRILMHCKEGKDGDFGIGAQYLTEIQGGSDIPANVVEALQDGVLWRLYGTKFFCSAVHADYAVVTAKPQGSEKVGLFVVPSWLPGDKAKEVRNGFTIDRLKWKMGTAELPTAEITFNGAQAYQVGPLGRGLANVVGVVLTHSRLTVGLSGAASMTRAAREARQYSEFREAFGQNVARFPMVATQIDELDFFARRSTAGAFKIYGQFLALDGKIKVGINKSDPLPLRQKRLEVRELVMLQKITTSWDAVDQLRLAMSIFGGHGVMEDFSALPRLYRDAAVNELWEGPRNVLLSQIHRDLQQVKAWYEPSKFVRSLLTGAENVVVRELEEEIEELVAYADLTIPSEAAGEICRQWDDFCHRLFHAYQDLALAEVEDVF; from the coding sequence ATGACCCTTCCCACCAGAGCAAATCCCTATACTTTTGACGAATTTTTACTGAAACAAAATGAATTTGACTATTATGCGGATGATCCTTTTCTGCAGCAGATTGTCCATCACTTTGCCGGTGATTCCCGAGACGCCGTTGACAAGGCGGCACGAAAACTTTCAATACGGGCGTCCTTCCGCTGGCGCGATTTCGCCGATAGTGCGGCAAGGCTGGAAAATCGGCCGTATCTTCTCAATTATGACGCTCATAATCACCGGATCGACAGGGTTGTCAGGCCAATGGAGACAACTCTCATGGAAAAGGAGATCTTCAGCGAGGGTTTATTCTCCGGGAAGATGAATCCCTGGGAAAGCCTGATGAAAATGTTCCTGATCTATCAGAATGGGGAAGCATGCATCGCCTGTCCACTGGTGTGTACGGAGGGTCTGGTGGCGCTCCTGGAGGGATTTGGGGAAAGCCCCGAGACTCAGCGGATTCTCATGCATTGCAAGGAAGGAAAAGACGGTGATTTTGGTATCGGAGCCCAATATCTCACTGAGATTCAGGGAGGTTCGGATATTCCCGCCAATGTGGTCGAAGCACTGCAGGACGGGGTATTATGGAGACTTTACGGTACAAAGTTTTTTTGTTCCGCCGTCCACGCCGATTATGCCGTGGTAACCGCAAAGCCGCAGGGCTCGGAGAAGGTGGGCCTGTTTGTGGTGCCCTCCTGGCTTCCGGGAGACAAGGCAAAGGAGGTCCGCAATGGTTTTACCATCGATCGCCTGAAATGGAAAATGGGGACGGCTGAATTGCCCACGGCGGAAATTACCTTTAATGGTGCACAGGCCTACCAGGTTGGACCCCTTGGTCGCGGCCTGGCCAATGTTGTCGGTGTTGTCCTTACTCATTCCCGTCTGACTGTAGGGCTCTCAGGAGCTGCCAGTATGACCAGAGCTGCCCGCGAAGCCCGGCAATACAGTGAATTCAGGGAAGCGTTCGGTCAAAACGTAGCACGGTTTCCCATGGTGGCCACACAGATAGACGAGCTGGATTTCTTTGCCCGACGGTCAACGGCAGGAGCCTTCAAAATCTACGGGCAATTTCTGGCACTCGACGGCAAAATCAAAGTCGGCATCAACAAAAGTGATCCTCTCCCATTGCGGCAAAAGAGACTTGAGGTTCGTGAACTGGTGATGCTCCAGAAGATAACCACTTCATGGGATGCGGTAGACCAGTTGCGCCTGGCCATGTCAATCTTCGGCGGTCATGGTGTTATGGAAGATTTTTCCGCTTTGCCGAGGTTGTATCGGGATGCCGCGGTGAATGAACTCTGGGAAGGGCCGCGTAATGTGCTGCTTAGTCAGATTCACCGGGATTTGCAGCAGGTCAAAGCGTGGTATGAACCGTCGAAATTTGTGCGAAGTCTGCTGACAGGAGCGGAAAACGTTGTGGTTAGAGAGCTTGAGGAGGAAATCGAGGAGCTGGTAGCCTATGCGGACTTGACAATACCGAGTGAGGCGGCGGGAGAAATCTGCCGGCAATGGGACGATTTCTGTCACCGTCTCTTTCATGCCTATCAGGACCTGGCGTTGGCGGAGGTGGAGGACGTTTTTTAA
- a CDS encoding sigma-54-dependent transcriptional regulator has translation MLSNVLIIEDETRMREVIIMLLNDLEIKIFEATDGEEALEIFENEDIHLVITDLKLPKKNGMEVLTHIKARRSEVPVIIITAFGSIDNAVTAIREGAFDYVTKPFKEERLRSCVKKALQISMLTSEVKYLRQEIEGKYNFNNIIGNSAEMCDILRMAGEVSRTDTTVLITGESGTGKELLSRATHINSPRSKGPFLPVNCAAIPSSLLEAELFGYERGAFTGAQQRKKGKFEQASGGTLFLDEIGDMEVDVQAKFLRVLESHEFERLGGDKSIQADVRIIAATNKDLEKMVADKRFREDLYYRVSVFPVRIPPLRERRDDIPLLVRHFIELFSKTFGRKRPTLSEKVMEMLYNHPWKGNIRELKNVLERAMILCKGDRITRRHVVLNETHEKPFSTMNIEQIISLLVQEYRVGLEELEMKCIRFALQKSGNNVSRTARMLGLSRATLRYRLEKMGL, from the coding sequence TTGCTCAGTAACGTACTGATAATCGAAGATGAAACCAGGATGCGTGAAGTCATAATCATGCTCCTCAATGATTTGGAAATTAAAATTTTTGAAGCGACTGATGGGGAAGAAGCTCTCGAAATTTTTGAAAATGAGGACATCCATCTGGTTATAACGGATCTCAAGCTCCCTAAAAAAAACGGCATGGAGGTGCTGACGCACATCAAGGCCCGCAGGTCCGAGGTTCCGGTCATTATTATCACCGCTTTCGGGTCCATCGACAATGCCGTCACAGCCATCCGGGAGGGGGCTTTCGATTATGTGACCAAACCTTTCAAAGAAGAGAGACTGAGATCCTGCGTCAAGAAGGCCCTGCAGATCAGTATGCTCACCAGTGAAGTGAAGTATCTTCGCCAGGAGATAGAAGGCAAATACAACTTCAATAATATTATCGGCAATTCAGCGGAGATGTGCGATATTCTGCGAATGGCCGGCGAGGTGTCCAGGACCGACACTACGGTTCTGATAACCGGGGAAAGCGGAACCGGCAAGGAACTGCTCAGTAGAGCCACCCATATTAACAGTCCTCGCTCCAAGGGGCCGTTTTTACCGGTTAACTGTGCCGCTATTCCTTCGTCGCTTTTGGAAGCTGAACTCTTCGGATATGAAAGAGGTGCTTTTACCGGGGCACAACAGCGTAAAAAGGGCAAGTTTGAACAGGCCTCCGGAGGAACACTCTTTCTCGACGAGATCGGCGATATGGAAGTTGACGTTCAGGCTAAATTCCTCCGTGTGCTCGAGTCGCATGAATTTGAGCGTCTCGGCGGAGACAAATCAATTCAGGCCGATGTCCGTATAATCGCAGCGACCAATAAGGATCTGGAGAAGATGGTAGCCGATAAGCGTTTCCGTGAAGATCTCTACTACCGGGTTTCGGTGTTTCCGGTCCGCATTCCTCCCCTGCGCGAACGACGGGACGACATTCCTCTGCTGGTCCGCCATTTTATAGAACTGTTCAGCAAAACTTTTGGACGCAAGAGGCCTACCCTCTCGGAGAAGGTTATGGAGATGCTGTATAACCATCCCTGGAAGGGAAATATCCGCGAGTTGAAAAATGTGCTCGAGCGAGCCATGATTCTCTGCAAAGGTGATCGAATCACCCGCAGGCATGTGGTGCTCAATGAAACGCACGAGAAACCTTTTTCCACCATGAATATCGAGCAGATTATCTCGTTGCTCGTCCAGGAATATCGGGTCGGCCTGGAGGAATTGGAGATGAAATGCATCCGCTTTGCCCTGCAAAAATCCGGCAACAATGTCTCGAGAACAGCGAGAATGCTTGGGCTGTCCCGGGCCACCTTGCGCTACAGGCTGGAGAAGATGGGACTGTAG